A genome region from Verrucomicrobiota bacterium includes the following:
- a CDS encoding glucan biosynthesis protein, whose amino-acid sequence MKIRMVLLCVISLGFGVVSRAPADEDAVFGYRDVVKRAEDLAKGPFAPQVQDLSPELQNLDYDLYRRIRFLPEHSVWETAPYRLGFFHPGYYFKQLVLFHAIEKDRLHDIPFSPAYFYYDKPLQFSGHEAFVGFKVYVPSSRPGIQDEFLSFLGASYFRAVARGLHWGLSTRGLAVDNGINGPEEFPYFREFWMREPNPGDQGIRFFALLDSQSVTGGYQFDVQYGETTVIDVKATVFVRKKPEVLEIAPLTTMFYFGENSVNKPTLKPDYQPSGKTEFSMNKTDFKRREFRPEVHDSDGLLMNTVSGEKLWVPLDNPPNVTVRRFSDVTSFAMLQRDRDIDDYLDREAEYHRRPSLIVQSKSDLGPGFVRFLQIPTKDEYTDNQVAGWEFRNPPEAGGKVEFAYQLRWTGDEPDVDQFRVASTTVRPNPESNETRFSVEYDKPKKGELIPVGDLRPHIVVNHPGEVRDVQFTPTGTGWLVSFTIHNPNPSQQLDVSCVILRQDTFCSEKWLYLLNM is encoded by the coding sequence ATGAAGATCCGGATGGTGCTGCTCTGCGTGATTTCGCTCGGGTTCGGCGTCGTGAGCAGGGCGCCGGCGGACGAAGATGCGGTGTTCGGTTACCGGGATGTCGTCAAGCGTGCGGAAGACCTGGCCAAAGGGCCTTTCGCGCCGCAGGTGCAGGACTTGTCACCGGAGCTGCAGAACCTCGATTACGATCTTTACCGGCGGATTCGCTTTCTGCCTGAACACAGCGTTTGGGAAACGGCGCCCTACCGCCTGGGCTTCTTCCATCCGGGCTACTATTTCAAGCAGTTGGTTCTGTTTCACGCCATTGAGAAGGATCGCCTCCATGATATCCCGTTTTCGCCGGCGTACTTCTATTACGATAAGCCGCTCCAGTTCAGCGGACACGAAGCCTTCGTCGGGTTTAAGGTTTACGTGCCGTCCTCGCGGCCCGGGATCCAGGATGAGTTTCTTTCGTTCCTGGGTGCCAGCTACTTTCGCGCGGTGGCCAGGGGGTTGCACTGGGGGTTATCTACCCGGGGCCTGGCCGTCGACAACGGGATCAACGGTCCGGAGGAATTTCCATATTTTCGCGAATTCTGGATGCGGGAACCGAACCCGGGTGATCAGGGCATCCGATTTTTTGCCCTTCTGGACAGCCAAAGCGTAACGGGCGGTTACCAGTTCGACGTGCAATACGGTGAGACGACCGTCATCGACGTGAAAGCGACGGTCTTCGTTCGGAAAAAGCCTGAGGTGCTGGAGATCGCCCCGCTTACCACGATGTTCTATTTCGGTGAAAACTCGGTGAATAAACCAACCTTGAAGCCCGACTATCAACCTAGCGGCAAGACCGAGTTCTCCATGAACAAGACGGACTTTAAACGCCGGGAGTTCCGGCCGGAGGTGCACGACTCGGACGGCTTGCTGATGAACACCGTTTCGGGGGAGAAACTCTGGGTGCCCCTCGATAACCCCCCCAACGTGACGGTACGGCGGTTTTCCGACGTGACTTCGTTTGCCATGCTGCAGCGGGACCGCGACATCGATGACTACCTCGATCGAGAGGCGGAATACCACCGGCGTCCGAGCCTGATCGTCCAGTCGAAATCGGATCTCGGGCCGGGCTTTGTCCGGTTCCTGCAAATTCCTACCAAAGACGAATACACCGACAATCAGGTGGCGGGTTGGGAATTCAGGAATCCGCCGGAAGCCGGCGGCAAGGTCGAGTTTGCTTACCAGCTGCGTTGGACCGGAGATGAGCCGGATGTGGACCAGTTCCGGGTGGCGTCGACGACCGTGCGGCCGAATCCGGAGTCGAACGAGACGAGGTTCAGCGTCGAGTACGACAAGCCGAAGAAGGGCGAGTTGATCCCGGTGGGTGATTTGCGGCCGCATATCGTGGTTAACCACCCGGGAGAGGTCAGGGACGTGCAGTTCACGCCGACCGGAACCGGCTGGCTGGTGAGCTTCACGATTCACAACCCGAACCCGTCGCAGCAGCTGGATGTAAGCTGCGTTATCTTACGCCAGGACACCTTTTGCTCTGAGAAATGGCTATACCTCCTGAATATGTAG